ACGGATTGACCGACCACGATCTGGGTTACCGCAAAGTACTACAAAAACGCCTACAAGTGCTTCGCCACCAATTAAAACGCTACGATCCTTTGGCGTACTCGGTCTATAACGGTGCAGTGGTTGACAATCCGCATAGCGGTCGCCCAATGAAGGTACCCGATAGTGTCAGCTCGAATATTCAATCCACTTTTATCCTCAGTGGTGGGTCAGTACACGCTCCTGACCAGGAAGTTACGCCGGGCGTGCTGAGTGCCATTCGCACGTTTACCGAATCAGTAGAATCGCCTATCCAGGATTCTGTTCCCGATTCCCGCGACGGTCGCCGGATTGCGCTGGCCAAGTGGTTAGCCAGTGCGGATAATCCGTTGACTACCCGATCTATCGTAAACCGTATTTGGCAGTACCATTTTGGGCAAGGTTTGGCGGGTAACGCCAATAACTTCGGAGTGATGGGTAAGAAACCGACTCACCCGGAGCTGCTCGACTGGCTTACCACCTATTTTATTGAACACGGCTGGTCATTCAAAGAAATGCACCGTTTGATTATGACTTCCGAAACCTACCAACGATCCAGCACTCATCCTGACACCAAGCAGGTAAACGAAGTCGATCCTAACAATCACTGGTTAGCCTACTATTCTCCTCGTCGCCTCACTGCCGAAGAGCTACGCGATGCCATGCTGGTGGTTTCCGGCGAATTAAATACTGAGATGGGCGGCTTACCGATCAAACCAGAAATCAATCGGGAGGTAGCCATGCAACCTCGGCATATTATGGGTTCTATTGCTCCGGCTTACCAACCGTCTCGCACTCCGCAAGAACGTAATCGCCGTACGATCTACACCTATCACTACCGAGGAATGCCCAACCCAATGCTAGAGGTTTTCAATCAGCCTAACTCCGATTTGTCTTGCGAAGCAAGAATCGCTTCTACAGTTACCCCGCAGGTATTTACGCTGTTCAATGGTCAGAATAGTTATAACCGAGCGTTGGCGATGGCTCATCAACTAGAACAGAGAGACCAGTCGTTAGAAAGTCAAATTAAGCGCGCTATTAATCTGGCTTGGAATCGCTCGGCAGAACCGCAGGAAGTGCAAACCTCGGCTGATTTCGTAGAGAAAATGGTAGCGTACCATCAAGAAAATGAACCTATTGATCCGGAATATCCGGTAGAAGTGGAGCGAACGATGTTTGAAGAAATGACGGGGGAAGAATTTTCCTATACTGAACGACTGGATATGTATGAGGACTACGTAGCCGATATTGCCCCTTCTGAAGTTCCTTCCGAAACCCGGGCGTTAGCCGATCTGTGCCGGGTACTATTCAATGCCAACGAATTTGTTTACGTGTACTAATTACCAACTATGTGTATAAATTTTCGTATTATTGTGTATGCGAACAAACATTGAGATAAACGACGAATTGATGGCCTCCGCTATGAAAGCGATGAAGGCTCGAACAAAACGTGAGGTTGTCGAGGAGGGATTACGGCTAGTAGCCGAACGAGCCGCTCGTCAGCGGATTATGCGTAAAAAGGGCGAGGTTGAGTTATGGGAGGGTTATACAGGTTAAGGTATGCTGATCGATACCTCCGCTTGGTTAGATTATCTGTTTTTCAGAAAAGATGATCGGCTCGAGACCTTCATGGATAACTATTTGGCCAATCCTGCTAACATCATCTCTATAGTGCCAATTATTTATCAGGAGGTATTACAAGGAATGCGATACGAAAAAGATTATCGCCAGTTTCAAGAGGATTTTCAATTCTTTCAGTTTCATTATTACTCCAACCAAGAAGAAGCTGCCAAGAGAGCTGCTACCTTGTATCGGAAATGCCGAAGAAAAGGAGTAACAGTTCGGAAGCCTAATGATTGTATGATTGCGCTGTTTGCGATAGATTTAAACATACCACTCTTAGCCATTGATCGGGATTTTAAAGAAATAGCGAAAGTGCATCCTTTACAACTAGTTGCCTATTAGATATTAAACAGATGTATTACGATGGTAAATAATGGCACGAAAACCTACTAAAACAAGTTCTCCAAGCCATATCCAGCGACTACTCAATCAGCAAGCAGCTACCACGCTTAACCGCCGCGATTTTCTTTACGGCTTGGGCTCCAGTGTAGGTGCCGTAGCCCTGAGTAGTTTGCTAGGCACTCCAGCGTTGGCGAAGAGAAAACCGGGTGGACCGCTGGCTCCTCAGCAACCGATGCTTCCGGCGAAGGCTAAAGCCTGTATTTTTCTGATGATGGAAGGTGGCCCCAGTCATATCGATACGTTTGACCCCAAACCTAAACTGCATGATTTACACATGCAGAAGTTCACTCGGCAGGGCGAGAACCTTTCGGCGATGTCGTCGGGTAACCGTTACTACGTAGAAAGTCCGTTCAAAACCCGGAAGGTAGGGCAGGCGGGAGCGGATATGAGTGAGCATTTTGTGCATTTGGCCGATGTGGCCGATGATATTTGCTTCTACCGGGGTGCTCAGGCCGAATCAGTGAACCACCCTACGGCCATGTACCATATTAATACCGGAAACAAATTTGGGGGCGAGCCAGGTATTGGAGCTTGGGTCACTTACGGCTTAGGTACCGAAAATGAGAATCTGCCCGCCTTCATTGTGCTTCCCGAAGTGGCCTATCCGCAGGGCGGAGCTTCCAACTGGTCGAACGGATTTCTTCCGGCCTACTATCAGGGCACCCCGCTGCGCTCGGTAGGTTCACCCATTCTGGACATTAAACCCCCGCCCGGGGTGAGTCGCTACCACCAACGGGAAAGTCTAGATTTACTGAACACTTTTAACGAAAGTCACGGGGAACGCCACCCGGCACACGATGACCTGGCCGCTCGGATGGAAAGCTACGAACTGGCTTTTCGGATGCAGATGGAAGTACCCGATATTATTGAAATTGAACAGGAAGACGAAAAAACCAAAGAACTCTACGGCGTGGGTGAAGAGACGACTGATGCCTTCGGACGAAAATGCCTGCTAGCCCGGCGGTTGATTGAGCAGGGAGTACGCTTCGTCCAAGTTTACTCCGGCGGTTGGGATTCGCACGATTATCTGGCTCGAGCTCACGGCAGCCTGATTAGAAGCATTGATAAACCAGTAGCCGGACTGATTAAAGACCTGAAGCGGCGCGGTATGCTGGATGAAACCCTCATCGTCTGGTGCGGCGAGTTTGGACGTAGCCCCGATAACGGTGTTCGCGGAGGCGGAATGGCCTACGGACGCGACCATAACCCGAATGCGATGGCCATGTGGTTTGCCGGGGGAGGCGTAAAAGCCGGACATACTATCGGGGCTACCGATGAAACCGGTGAGAGTGCCGTGGATGTAGTTCATCCATTGCAAGATGTACACGTTACGCTACTCCGTTTGCTCGGCTTAGACGATAACAAGCTAACGTATTTTCACGGTGGTCGCTACAAACAACTTTCTCAAACCGGAGGAAAGGTAATTAAGGAGCTATTGGCTTAGCCAGGAGACCGGAATTTAAAATCACCTTTTTCCAAAATCAATAAGATGCACCTTTTAATGATCAATTTTTCTTGCTCAATGCCTAATGCCCGTAGACTATGGACTATTGACCGTGGACTAATAACCAACTAGCCATTTAGCAATCAGCAATTGAACACAAATCAAATATTACCTATTCTGATTTTATTTTTCGCAGTACGATCTTTTCTTGATGCTTGGTTAGCATTTCCTGATATAGCGTACGTAGCTCCTGATACTGCTCGGAGGCAATCAGTGAGCGATCAATGCGAAGCAAACTTAGCACTTGTACTGCTACTGTGGTCTGCTGAACCTGAAAAATAAACTGCACCGTATTCCCTTCTAATGAAACAGATTGGGAGCTGGGAAGCTCCTCAGCTTCGTACCCCGGCGGCAACTGTAAACTGAGCGTTTGCTTGTATACCTGCCGATAGCTATAGTCAATTGGGTGCTGACGGTCAGTAACTTTAAACGGATTTTCGGCAACGGGCGATTGAGGAAAAGTTTCCAGATAAATATAGTCCCCTAGCTGCTCAATACCAGATTGGCGGGTATAGCTCATCCGAAGGTCTTTACTCAATTTATCTTCATTGATTACTTTAAAATCTTCGTACTGGTATCCAGTAATTTCTTCCGGCTTATCACGTAATTGCTGTCGCATGGTTAATGCTCCGTAGCCTCGGTATATCTGACTAACAATATTGTAAAATTGATCTTCCGATGCTTCGTATTTCACATTGTAATAATTTTCTACTTGGTAAATCTGCCCTCGCTCTAATGGAATCCATTTCTCTTCTTTTGCATCTACCAGTAGTCCCTGATTATTCAAACAGTAAATGGGAATCATCCCGAAGGGCTGCGCCGGATCAGTAATATCCAGTAAATATTCTTTACCCTCAATCTGCGTATGCACTATTGCATTGTTAAACTGGCTAACTTTAGGATACTTAGTTTGAATTCTTCCGTGCGCCCGAGTGCTAAGCAATACCGGTTTTGCCTCTACTCCGGCCAAGTTAAGCCAGTTATTTAATAGAATATTCAGATCAGTGCTATTACCGATTTGGGTTATGAGTAGGTTCTTGGGCGACGTATCCGGGTAAAGGCTAATTTCTCCGTTCCAGCGTAGTTGCTGTTTCAGATAATTGTAGACCGCTTGTGCTTTTTCCAAATTAGTAGATAGGCCAGTGGTCAGTTGCTTTACGGTTTCTTTACCATCTTTCCGTTTGAGGTAGCGGCCAAAATCGGTTAACTTCAGCAGATCATCGGTTAGTTGAGGCCAAGTTTCCATATAATCCCGAACAGCTCTTCCCGGAAAATTTTCTTTGGTAAGTTGAAAAGTAAGCTTGGCCAAGTAATCATCTTTGTTGCTGATAAACGATTCGTCGGTGAAGGCGGGGACATTCTCTACGGCCCAAACATACTTAGCATTGTTATAAGTATACTGCCCTAACCGCTGTTCCAGTTTATTTAATTTGGCTTCATTCTTAACCATCGGCACGTAGCCCTGATATAGAATCTGATACTCGTAAAAAGCAGGAATTTCAGCCGTAAACTCGCTCCATTTCACCGGAATTTCGTACTGAAACTCCCAATCACGTAGTTGAAAAATGTAGGGGGAAGTTAACGTGTACTTATACTCAATAATAGAGCCCTCTCGTACGTTGGGAAAAGCAAACTTTTTGAGAGAATAAGCATCAGTGGCTTTCTCGGTGAAAACATCTTTCTTATCCAACCCAGTCTTCTGAATAAGGTCGCCACTGAGGGTATAGCTGAACCCTTCAACGCCGCGAATTATTTCAGCTTTATATTTATCCTTTACGTAGTAGGGCAGCACCACATCAGCCCACTGAAAACCAGCAGAGCGATAAATCTTGATTTTCACCTCTTGTGTGTAGTGCGCCCGAAAGCCTATATTTTCTTCGTAGCTGAAATGTACTTCCCCATTGTTACGCAACATTACTGCATTGGCTGTAGAATCTAGTGGATAGTAAGTACTGGCTAACTCAGCTCTAGTAACCTGCCCAAAGGGCGAGGTAGTATCTTCAGCGTATGCTACAGTAACTAACAAGCACAGCACTAACCACCCAAATTTTAGTTTACCCATAATTTTTTCCATCACCCATTTAAAACTGATGAAGAATTAACCACTAAGCAAGGTAATATAAGAAGATCAGTACCGGTGTATTATTTGTAGTAAAATAAAAAAGACTTCCTTACTTAGGAAGCCTTTCTCAGTACACTACTAAGTACAGGGCTTTTAATACCCTGTGTTCTGGGTCAGGTTCGGATTGGTATCAATCTCCCGCTGCGGAATTGGCATCAGTACGTTATAGGCTTGTACACTGGTACCCCCATTTTCGTCGTGGTTCTGCATTACTTCTACAAAACGTCCGGTACGTACCAAGTCAAACCATCGGTGAGTTTCCATCACTAATTCTAGGCGACGCTCTAAATAAACCGCATCTCTAAAGTCTGCTTGGCTCAAACCAGTCAGATTGTGGTCAGTATCATTATGCGCCCGGCGACGCACTCGGTTAATTGCTTCGTAGGCTTCCGGCGTAGGCCCACCCTGTTCATTGAGTGCCTCCGCATACATAAGTAGTACATCAGCGTAGCGCAAAATATGAATATTAGCATTCGATTGATTGGTGGCATTTGCCTGGGAAGGGTCAAAGTACTTGTAGAATAGAGGCCAGGGAAATTCGTACATCTCACCGTCTTGCTCGTAGGAGGTATAGAAAGTAACCGCTCGTCGCTCATCTTCTTCTTCAAATAAGTCATAAACTTCTTGCGTAGGAATATCGGCTTCCCAGCCTACTAATCCGGGAACCCGGCTACGAGGCACGGTAGAGCGCATCAGTA
This region of Tunicatimonas pelagia genomic DNA includes:
- a CDS encoding type II toxin-antitoxin system VapB family antitoxin, which encodes MRTNIEINDELMASAMKAMKARTKREVVEEGLRLVAERAARQRIMRKKGEVELWEGYTG
- the vapC gene encoding type II toxin-antitoxin system VapC family toxin; the encoded protein is MLIDTSAWLDYLFFRKDDRLETFMDNYLANPANIISIVPIIYQEVLQGMRYEKDYRQFQEDFQFFQFHYYSNQEEAAKRAATLYRKCRRKGVTVRKPNDCMIALFAIDLNIPLLAIDRDFKEIAKVHPLQLVAY
- a CDS encoding DUF1501 domain-containing protein codes for the protein MARKPTKTSSPSHIQRLLNQQAATTLNRRDFLYGLGSSVGAVALSSLLGTPALAKRKPGGPLAPQQPMLPAKAKACIFLMMEGGPSHIDTFDPKPKLHDLHMQKFTRQGENLSAMSSGNRYYVESPFKTRKVGQAGADMSEHFVHLADVADDICFYRGAQAESVNHPTAMYHINTGNKFGGEPGIGAWVTYGLGTENENLPAFIVLPEVAYPQGGASNWSNGFLPAYYQGTPLRSVGSPILDIKPPPGVSRYHQRESLDLLNTFNESHGERHPAHDDLAARMESYELAFRMQMEVPDIIEIEQEDEKTKELYGVGEETTDAFGRKCLLARRLIEQGVRFVQVYSGGWDSHDYLARAHGSLIRSIDKPVAGLIKDLKRRGMLDETLIVWCGEFGRSPDNGVRGGGMAYGRDHNPNAMAMWFAGGGVKAGHTIGATDETGESAVDVVHPLQDVHVTLLRLLGLDDNKLTYFHGGRYKQLSQTGGKVIKELLA
- a CDS encoding transglutaminase domain-containing protein, which produces MGKLKFGWLVLCLLVTVAYAEDTTSPFGQVTRAELASTYYPLDSTANAVMLRNNGEVHFSYEENIGFRAHYTQEVKIKIYRSAGFQWADVVLPYYVKDKYKAEIIRGVEGFSYTLSGDLIQKTGLDKKDVFTEKATDAYSLKKFAFPNVREGSIIEYKYTLTSPYIFQLRDWEFQYEIPVKWSEFTAEIPAFYEYQILYQGYVPMVKNEAKLNKLEQRLGQYTYNNAKYVWAVENVPAFTDESFISNKDDYLAKLTFQLTKENFPGRAVRDYMETWPQLTDDLLKLTDFGRYLKRKDGKETVKQLTTGLSTNLEKAQAVYNYLKQQLRWNGEISLYPDTSPKNLLITQIGNSTDLNILLNNWLNLAGVEAKPVLLSTRAHGRIQTKYPKVSQFNNAIVHTQIEGKEYLLDITDPAQPFGMIPIYCLNNQGLLVDAKEEKWIPLERGQIYQVENYYNVKYEASEDQFYNIVSQIYRGYGALTMRQQLRDKPEEITGYQYEDFKVINEDKLSKDLRMSYTRQSGIEQLGDYIYLETFPQSPVAENPFKVTDRQHPIDYSYRQVYKQTLSLQLPPGYEAEELPSSQSVSLEGNTVQFIFQVQQTTVAVQVLSLLRIDRSLIASEQYQELRTLYQEMLTKHQEKIVLRKIKSE